From the Scophthalmus maximus strain ysfricsl-2021 chromosome 11, ASM2237912v1, whole genome shotgun sequence genome, one window contains:
- the si:ch73-281n10.2 gene encoding non-histone chromosomal protein HMG-14A-like has translation MGKKNKNSDSNAEEPRRKSKRLSEKETEPLPKPAPEKTKAQPKAKKVKETPKAKPVEKKEKEPKKKEEEEEEEEEEEAPAENGEAKAEKAAAAEEADDKEEDEEEEEAGEEDKAAE, from the exons atgggaaagaaaaataaa AACTCGGATTCGAATGCAGAGGAG CCAAGGAGGAAGTCGAAGCGGTTGTCAGAA AAAGAGACTGAGCCACTGCCGAAACCAGCGCCAGAAAAGACAAAG GCCCAGCCCAAGGCTAAGAAGGTAAAGGAGACACCAAAGGCAAAGccagtggagaaaaaagaaaaagaacccaagaaaaaggaggaggaggaggaagaagaagaagaggaagaggcgcCAGCAGAAAACGGAGAAGCCAAAGCTGAGAAG GCCGCGGCCGCAGAAGAGGCCGACGAcaaggaggaagatgaggaggaggaggaggccggcgAGGAGGACAAAGCAGCAGAGTAG